The genomic interval CCCACTCGAGGCGGTCGTCGTGGCCTCGAATCTCGATAAAGTACTCGGCGAGATCAACGTACCGCGCCTCACCCGTCACACGCGCGAGTTTCACGAGCGCGAGTTCGATTTCTTGATGCCCGGGCGCGCCGTCGATTTCGTCGGGAAACACGTCGTCGATGTGATCTGCAAACGCCGTGGCAACGTCGAGTAACGACGTTTTCCCGGTCGCACGGTGGTGGGCAACGGCGGCCTCGATGAGGTGACCCGCACAGTACAGTTCGTGGAGCGTATTGAGATTCGTCCAGCGCTTGTCGGGCTCCTCGAGCGTGAAGTAGGTGTTGAGATAGCCATCGTCGTCCTGTGCGGCAGCGACGAGGTTGATGACGTCGTCAACACGGCCTATGAGTTCGGGATCTGGCTCGTCGGCCGTCGCGAGCACGTAACTGGCCGCCTCGAGCCATTTGTACGCATCCGAGTCGGCGAACCACATGCCCTCAAAGTCGCCCGTCTCGCCGGCGGCGGCACGACGGAAGTTCTCGAGACAGCCACTCGATTCGAGCTGGTCGTACTGGTACTCGATTGTAACGTCGCGATTCGTCTCGAGTCGGGGGCTCCAGAACTCGTCGTCGATCGTTACCGCAGTGGGTTCGACTGGCTTCATATGGCGCATGGGAATCGAATGCGTCTGTGTCACACAGCCGTATAGCGATACCGATCTCGAGCCCGATCGCGGTCTGCGGACCGTGAAAACTGTGTCTTAGGCGTAGTTGTGCTCGAGTTCAATTACGTTTGCCGCACCGAGGACGGCCTGCAGCAGTTCGTCATCGAACGTGGTGGTGTCGTCGTTCCAGTACACCGGGCAGGCGATGCCGACGGCGGCGATGGAGCGGCCGTGAGCGTCGACGATTGGGACCGCAAGCGAGCGCAGTCCGTTTCGCCACTCCTCTTGGCCAACCGCGTATCGACGGTTTCGAACCTGCTCGAGTTCGGCGTGAAGCTCCGTCTGGTCGGTGATCGTGTGCTCGGTTGTGGCCGGCAGCCCGTGCTGGTCGATGATGGCAGTGACTTCTTCCGAGGGTCGAAAAGCGAGAATAGCTTTCCCAAGCGCCGTGCTGTGAAGTGGAACTGGCTGGCCTTCGTGAACATCGATATCGATGCCGTTCTCGCCGCGAGATTGGTAGAGGTAGGTGCCATGTCCGTCCGTTTCGATACAGAGATTGACCAGATGCCCGGTTTCGTCCGCGAGTTCATCGACCTGGGGCTGTGCGGAGTCGTAGATCGGCGTCCGATTGCGTGCGTGTGCGCCGAGTCCAAAGAACGACAGGCCGAGGTGGTACTCGTCGCCGACTTTGTCGACGTACTCCTCTCTGGTCAGGGTCGTCAGGTAGTTGTAGACCGCGCTCTGACCGATATCGACTCGCTTAGCGATCTCTGCAACGCTCGCGCCGTTGAGTTCCTGTATGACTTCGAGTATTGTAAACGTCCGACGCACTGATCGGACGGATGACTCTGACTTCGCCATGAGTGGCACTTACAGACGAGCCCTCATATAGATTGTTCCGAGAGTCCGAATCTCTTGTGTGTCCACGCTACGCCTGTGTCACTCGAGGCGCGGCTAACTCGCCTCTTTGCTCCGCTCGAGAAGGCGATACACCAGCGCCGTCAGGACGGGGTGGGGGCCGACCGCCGTCTGGACGCGAAACGCACACGCGATCAGGCGGCCGTCGCCGACCGACCGCTCGAGCAGCGGGCTGGCCCAGTCGGCGAGCCAGCCGCGGACGCTCCCGACGTGGATGGTATCTGTCTCAGGCTCGAGGCCGGTGACGAGTTCGTACGGATAGCCGTCTTCGAACTCCCAGCCAAGCGCGCGGTCCGAGCAAAGCCCCGAAAGAAGCGGCGAGTCCTGATAAAAGAGCGTCGCCGTGTTCATCCAGCTATCAGTACGGGCCATCGATCGAGTCTCGAATACGTCGTTCGCCTGCAGGTCGCCGTGTTGATCCGGTACCTGGATCGCCGTTCCACCCGCAGAGACGAACTCGAGGATGTCGTCGGTGACGGTGGTGACGAACGCGACATCCACAGCAGCGGAGAACTGGTGTGTGACCTCGAGACCGGTTCCCGCGAGCTGTGAGCCGAGTGGCCCCGTGGCGAAGACGGTCAGGTCTTGGGGCGGCGATATTGACGACGGCACGACCGTCAGGGATTTCGTTCGGGTGTGACCGGTTTCGAGGCCGCGGACAGTCACTGATTCCGTGCCGACTGTCTCCGCATCTGGCATCGAGAGCGCAATCGGCTCGCTGTCGACGATTGAGTGTGGCGGTGCCGTCAGTTCCTGTCGGCCAGTTTCCCCACGCCACTCCCACTCGAGCGTTTCCTGCACCGGTTCGTTGGTGTCGTTGACCAACGTCACCTCGAGATGACGGTCGTCGTCCGTCCAGGCTGTGTGGGCGTCGAGGCTGGCGACGAGCGTGACAGGCTCGTTTAACGGGGCAACCGTCTCGATTGCTGCCTTTTCGTTCCGGCAGTAGTCGTAGAGGCCGCTAAACTCCCATTCAGTGTCGGCCAACTGCGAGAGCACGTAGCCGTCGATCTCCTCGTTTGTTCGCAACTCGCCGACGACATGCGCGAGCGATCGAGCGGCCCGAGTTTGCCAGACGTCTGCGAGATCCTCAATCGAGTCGAACACGTCTGCAAGATCGGCCGCGTCAAATCGCTCTCGGACGCCACTTGGCCGTTTCATCGGCTCCTCGAGGAACTCATGTGAGAACCACGCTGGCTCTCTGCCGTAGTGCTCGACGAGGACAGAGAGCGAGGGAAACGCCCAGGTGCCGACATCTGACACCACAACCGGCGCAGTCGCGTCGTCGAAGCGCCGGGTTGCGTAGTTGTCAGCCCGGTGAACGAGTGCATGCTCGAGATTGCGCGTCCACTCGGTCGCGCGGTCGGGGCTGATACAGTGGCGATGATAGTCGTTGATGTCTGTTTTGACGTGCGCCCAGCCGGAGGTATCGCAGACGAGTCGCGTTGGATCGTCCTCCCGCAGAGTGTCGACGAGCGACGAGAGGTACGTCTGTTTCGTTTCGTCCGTCCAGAGGGCCTCTTCGGCGCTGTGCTGGCCGATCCCCCACGCCTCGTTGTAGAGACTCCACGCGATGACGCTTGGGTGGTTATAATCGCGTTTGATAAGCGCTCGCAGTTCAGCCTGGAGTTCCTCTTTCGATCGATCGGTGTAGCGCGACGGACTCGGCAGTTCCTCCCAGACGAGCAGCCCCTCCCGGTCGGCGACCTCGAGAAAGTCGGGATGGGCCGGCTTGCAGTGCGTTCGAACGAGATTACAGCCAAGCGCCGAAATTCGCTCGAGTTCGTCCGCGAACGTGTCGTCGGTCGGCGGCCGGTACAGCGTCTTTGGATAGTAGCCCTGATCGAGGACGCCCCGCAAGCGGATCGCCTCGCCGTTGAGCACGAAGCCGTCTGCGGTACGCTCGGTCGTTCGCAGGCCGAACGTCTCCTCGTACCGGTCGAGTTCAGTACCGTTGGCCTCGAGTGTGACCTCGAGGTCGTATAACGCGGGTGAGTCGGGCGACCAGTACGCCGGATCATCAAACGAAAGCGTGAGCGTCTCATCGACAGGACCAATCTCGAGGCACTCGAGCAGCCCGTCTCGAGACGCCCGAACGGTTGCCTGCAGGTCGTCTTGGTCGTAGCCGTTCGAATCTACCTCGAGGTCGACGAGTGCACTATCTGTCTCGAGATCCGGCGTGACGGCGATGTTGGCGATGTGGGTTTCTGGACGGAAAGCCAGCGATACCGACTGCCAGATGCCACTAACACGGGTGTACCACGGCTCGCCCTGTCTGCCGTGTGGAATCTCCGAAAGGTCCTGTGGATCGTGGACGGCGACAGTGAGCGTGTTTTCGCCGGAGTCGACTGCATCGGTGATCTCACACTCGAAGGGGAGATAGCCACCGCGGTTCTCACCGACCAGTTCGCCGTTGACCCAGACGGAGGTCCAGTAATCGACTGCGCCGAACTCGACGAACGCCCGACGCGACTCGAGTGCACTCCGCTCGAGTTCGAACGTTCGATTGTACCACGCAGTTCCGGTGTAGCTCCGGAGACCGTCGTCTTCCTGCCAGACGTGAGGGACGTCGACTGGATCTGCCTCGGTGAGCCACATCGCGAGTTCCGTTTGCCAGCCTTCAGTCATGCCGATGCCGTCGGGGTCGACTTCGAACATCCACTCGCCATTCAGCGAGCGCGTCCGACGGAAACCGGTGCTGTCGTCCATGACTGGGAGTTTGCCCGCTCGTGGTTAAATCTTCATTATACGCGCGTTTTGCACCTCCCCTCCTCAAGGCGAATCGGCCATCATCGAACCGGTACACTCGTTTCTTACTGAGAAACGCCGAGTTTAGTCGACTGTTGATTACATATGTACATGCGTAATCTATGTCAGCTAGTGCCACAGATGTACGCCGCCAAACACCGAGTATGACACCGATTTCCGGCCTATTTCTTCAAACGAAACAGGCTCGAGCATCGGCAGTGGAACACGTTTCCAGTTCTCGTCACGGCTGGATGTCACCCCTCGAGTGTTGTCCACCTCGTCTCGACGCATCTGTCAATTCGGGTTTCATAGTATTTTATGCCGCACCCGAGCAAGAGTGAGCCATGCGAGGACTTGCCAAAACAGACCGAACGGACGGGGCGATGGAACTACTCGAGGTCGATAAGCCAGCACCGGGACCGGACGAAGCGCTCATCGAAGTCTCTCATGCAGGACTGTGTGGCAGCGACGCAGGCATCTACAAGTTCAAATCCGCGTTCGAGCGCATGGAGTTGCCGACGATCATCGGCCACGAGTACGCCGGAACCGTCGTCGAAACCGGAGACAATGTCAGCGAGTACGCCGTTGGCGACCGCATCGTCGAACGCCCGATTCGCGGCTGTGGCGAGTGTTACCAGTGTAAAATCGGCGAGGAAAACGTCTGCCAGAACGCCGTTATCACCGGCGTCGACCACCACGGCGCGTACACCCAGTACGTCACAGTTCCCGAGCGCGCACTCCATCCCGTTCCCGACGACGTCTCCCTGCGTAACGCCGCCGTCGTCGAACCCACCAGTATCGCCGCTCGAGCGGTTATCGAAAACTCCCGCGTAGGCGCGGGCGACCGCGTGCTCGTGGCTGGACCTGGCCCGATAGGACAATTAACGGCACAGATTGCGCGCGAACAGGGCGGCGAAGTCGTCGTCGCCGGTGTTGGTCAGGATACCGACTACCGCCTCCCGCTCGCCGAAGAGTTCGGCTTCGACACCATCAACGTCGAAACGGATGACCTCAAGTCCATTCGTGACGAACGAACGGACGGCATCGGCTACGACGTTGTCTTCGATACGACGGGCCACCCCTCGGGGCTGACGATGGCCGTCGATGAGGTCCGCAAAGGCGGCCAGATCGTTCTCGTTGGCCAGACTGGCGAGACGACGATGGCGTACTCACCGCTCGTGCGCGCCGAAATCGACCTGCAGTGTTCCTACGCCTCGATGTACGAAGACTTCGAACGCTCGCTGCGACTGATCGGCTCGGGAGCCGTCGACTGTGATACCTTTATCGACGAGCGCTACTCGCTGCTGTCGGCTGATGACGCGTTCACCGCCTTCCTCGGCGGTGAGACCTGCAAACCCGTCTTCGACGTCAGCGAACTTCACGCATAACGCCGTCATAGTTATCGCTTTTTTGCGCGCTCGAGGTGGAGGTGGCACAATCCAGAAAGTGGCTCCGCTCACGAACAACACAGCGTGGGACACATCGGAGCCAGCATAAGCCATGTGTCCCGAACCGCACCGCAAGGAACTGCTGTCTGGGAGTGAATCCCGCTTATGCGACCTCGAGCGTCGCGACCGTTGCCGGCGGCAGATCGACGCTGATGGTATTTCCATCGATGTCGACGTCGGTCGGTTCCGGCTCGAACTCGTCGGCGTTGTCGGGTCCGACCTCCGCGTTCGGCTCGTGGTCGCCAAAGAGGAGCGTCGCCTCGACCGAGTCGGGCGTCGCGCCCTCGACACGCACGTCGACCGTCTGTGCCTCGCGGCAGTCGAGGTTGGTCAGCGAGATAAACGTCTCGTCGCCGTCAGTCGAGGCCGAGCCCTGCACAAGTGGCAGATCACGCTCGTCCTCGAGTTCGCGCGACGGTGCCGAAATCGTCGTCTGGACGGCGTCGTTGTCCTGGTGTGGCGCATAGGAATCGAAGACGTGGTAGGTCGGGCGTGCCCACGCCTCGTCGGCGTCGGTTTCGACGAGACACTGCAGAACGTTGACCGTCTGGGCGATGTTCGTCATCGTCACCACGTCGCTGTGGTGGTTGAAGATATCGAGTGCGGCTGCGGCCGAGAGCGCATCGAGGACAGTCCCGGGCTGCTCGAGGCCGTTGCCGGCCGTCGCTTCGACGTGCCAGGCCCCCCACTCGTCGACGATGACGCCGATATCGCGCGTCGTCGCGACGGCATCGATGGCTCCCGCAATGGTCTCGATGTGGTCGCTCATCTCGAGAGCGTCCGCGAGGAACGTATCGTAATCATCTTCGTCGGCTTCGGAGACGCTCATCGTCCGGCCGTAGTAGTGATGGAAGGTGAGGTGATCGAGCGGGAAGTCAACGCCCCACGGCGATTCGTTCACCTGCTCGAGGAAGCGCCGATTCCACTCGTGTTGTTCGAATCCGCAGGCGATGAGTTCGAGGTCATCCTCGAGCATGAGGTTGTCCGTGGTGCCGACGTAGGTCGCAAAGCGTCGGTACTCGTTGGCGTACTGTTCGGGCGTCATCTGGCCGCCACAGCCCCAGTTCTCGTTGCCGATACCCCAGTATTTCACGCCATAGGGTTCCTCGCGTCCGTTTTCACGCCGCCGGTTGGCGAGTTCGGTATCGCCGTCGTAGTTACAGTACTCGACCCAGTCTGCGGCTTCCTGTGGATCGCCCGACCCGACGTTGGTCGCAAGATAGGGTTCGGTATCGATTTGCTCACAGAACTCGAGGAACTCGTCGGTGCCGAAGGCGTTCGATTCTTCGGGTAGTTCCTCGGGGCCTTGGGCCCAAAAGAGGTTGCGACGGCGCGGGCGGTCCTCGCGGGGCCCGATACCGTCTTCCCAGTGATAGTCGTCGGCGAAACAGCCGCCGGGCCAGCGAAGCACCGGCAGTTCGATGTCGTTGAGCAGTTGGAACACGTCCTCGCGGTAGCCGACCTCCTCGTCGCTGTCGCGTCGCCAGATCCCATCGTAGATACATCGTCCGAGATGTTCGGAGAAGTGGCCGTGTACCGCTGGATCAACGTGTCCGATAACTGCCTCTGTATGAACCGTTAGCTCTGCATCAGCCATGTACGACCCACTATTTCGCGACGGGTGTAATAAATATCATGGTTTATTTAAGTTGAAAGTGGCGGGGAGTGAACTGCCGATTTACCCAATTGAGTCTCTCGAGGCAGTGTTCGATACCCAGTTTCGCAGTCTCGAGTCGATATGACGAAGTATGACTGTCTGTCGTGATCAAACCAGTAGCGTCAATACCTTCTCACGAGATGCCACACTATGCGCTACAAAAACCCTGTGCTGCCGGGCTTTCATCCCGACCCCACGATCTGTCGAGCAGACGGCTCGTTCTTCCTCGCTACCAGTTCCTTCGAGTACGTCCCTGGCGTCCCGCTCTATCGGAGCGACAACCTCGCCGACTGGGAGCCAATTGGCCACGCACTTACCCGTGACTCACAATTTGCGGCCCACCACGCCGACGCCTTGACAGGTATCTACGCGCCGACGCTTCGCCACCACGACGGCACGTTTTACCTCGTCACGACGAACGTCAGCGGCGGCGGTCACTTTTTCGTCACGGCTGAGGACCCAGCAGGTGAGTGGTCGGAGCCGACGTGGATCGACGCGCCGGGTATTGACCCCGACCTCTTCTTCGAGGACGGCACCTGCTACTTTACCTACCACTCCGACGATCCCGACGCCCCGATCCAGCAGGCCGAACTCGACCTCGAGACGGGAGACCTCGGCGAGTCCAGTACGATCTGGACCGGGTTTCGAGACCCCTACGTCGAAGCGCCGCACATCTACGAACGCGATGGCACCTACTACCTGATGGTCGCTGAGGGTGGCACGCACGCCGGCCACATGGTCGTCATGGCGCGCGCTGACGATCCGACGGGACCCTACGAGGGCTGTCCCGACAACCCGATTCTCACCCATTGGGGGCAACCGCGCGATGCGATTCGAGCCGTCGGCCACGCTGACCTCGTCCAGGACCACAATGGGGCGTGGTGGCTCGTCTGTCTCGGAATCCGCCAGCGCGGTCCGTGGCCGAGGTACCACCACCTTGGCCGTGAGACGTTCCTCGCGCCCGTCTCCTGGGAGAACGGCTGGCCGGTCGTCAACGACGGGGAACCGATTCAGGCTGCGATGGACGCCCCGCTTCCCGGCGACCGCAAAACGGACGAGACGAGCATCGACCGCACCGACACCACGTTCGCGGACGGACTGGGCCTCGAGTGGCAGTTCCGCCGCAACCCAGATCGCGAGCGCTACGAGACGGGATCGGACGGCCTCCGGCTTCGCGGCGGACCGGAATCGCTCGCGGAACCCGGTGCGACCTTCGTCGGTCGCCGACAGACGGCGTTCGACTGTCGTCTCGAGGCCGCGCTGTCGTTCGATCCGGGCGCTGGCGAGGAGGCGGGGATTGCGGTGGTTGCTGACGAACGCCACCACTACCAGGTGGGCGTAACCCGACGCGAGGGGCGTCGGGAGGCCATCGTGCGCCTCCGTATCGGCGATGCGACGGAGATCGTCGGACGCACGCCGGTCGGGGAGACAGTCGATCTCAGCGTGGTAGCCGACGCCGAGAGCTACCGCTTCCTCGTCGACGGGACGGAACTCGGCTCGGGGTCGACTCGCTATCTCTCGACGGAGGTCGCAGACGGGTTCACCGGTGTTGTTGTCGGCCCCTACGCAACCGGTCATGGGACGACCTGCGAGACGGACGCCGTCATCGAGCGAGTCGTTTATAGTACCGACTGAAACCGTTTTCACACCCATCGCACAATTGTCACGCGATGGGGTGTGTACTGCCGTTCAGTAGAGAGTCCCCGAATCGATGTGAGCTGACTACTGCTCGGTCGCGTTGACGGCGCTCGGATCCAACGCGAGCGACCGGCAGACCCGTACGAATAAGAGTATTCAACCCAACCCGTAGCATATGAGACACGCGCGATCACACCGGACGACTGCTTTCCGCCCCTGTTCGGGCACTGCGGTGGGTCCGCTCGAGTCGATGGCGGCTGGATCGATTTGGGGAGTCAAACGACCGGGAGGAATCCCCTCGAGTCGACTGACCACGCCATGACTGACGCCCACAACCCCGACGATCACACTGGCTCGGTCCTCTATGAGCCGCCTGAGTGGGCACCCGTTCCCGGCGCGATGTACCCGCGAGCGACGCGCCTCGAGCACGGTGAGGGTGACGATCCGGCACTGTTAGCGACGTTCGAGTGTTACGAGACGGTCGGCAAGACGGGGACCGACGAGCCATACTTTCCGATCTATCGAAGCACCGACGACGGCCGGTCGTGGTCGCACTACGCAGATCTTCGTGACACCGAGCATGGGTGGGGACTTCGCTACCAGCCGACGCTGTTCGAACTGCCACAACAGGTTGGGCCCTGGGAGGCCGGAACGGTGCTGGCCGCCGGGAACGCAATTCCGAGCGACCGTTCGGAGACGAGTATCGATCTGTACGCGAGCGACGATGGCGGCCGGAACTGGTCGTTCGTGAGCACGATCGTCTCGGGTGGGAAAGCCGTACCGAGCCGCGGCGAGTCGCCGGTCTGGGTTCCCGAACTCACGGTCGACGCCGACGGCAATCTCGTCTGTTACTTCTCCGACGAACGTCACTCTGAAGACGGCTACGACCGACTCATCGGCCACCGCGTCTCGAGTGACGGGGGCAACACCTGGGAGCCACAGGTGTTCGACGTCGCGATTGCTGACAACGAGTCCCGGCCTGGCATGCCCTCAGTTACGCCGCTTCCGAACGGGCGCTACCTCATGACGTACTATATCGACGGCCCGCAGTACGGCGGCAGCGTATTCACTCGTACCTCGCCGAACGGGCGCGAGTGGGGCGACCCAGCCGACGTTGGCGCCCCGGTTCAGACAACAGACGAGTTGCAGTTGATCGATGGCCCGTACGGGACGTGGGTCCCCGCAGGTGACGACAACGGCACGATACTGGTCGCCGGCAAGACGTTTCGCGACAAACACCGTAACCCCGCTCCCGACAGCGGGACGGTCTTGCTCGCAACGACCGACATGAGCGCAGTCGGTCCATGGACACCGGTATCTGCCCCCCTCTGGTTCGACGACGAACTCGAGACAGGGCATCGATCCGTCGCCTGGACGACGACACTGTTGCCCGCTGCTGACGGAACGGAACTGCTGCAGTTTACGTCGACGTATGCCGGCCACGGCAAGACCGAGATCAGGTACGGCCGCGAGTCGCTGTCAACAATGGTCGAATACGACCGCGACTCGAGCGAGCGCTCGGCCAGCACCTCATCGACAGAACGCAGCCAGAGCGCCCATCGGCGGACGCGTGAGAACACCCAGTTTATCAGCCGGCCAACTGACAGCACGCCACCTGCAGAACCCCATCACGTTAAATCGATTGTCAAGGCGTTCGACCTCCTCGAGACGATCGAACGAACTGGCCCGGTCGGCGTCACCGAACTTGCCCGTCAGACGGGCGTGGCAAAGAGTTCGGTCTACAAGTATCTCGATACGCTGCGTCACCTGGGCTACGTGACGAAAAGTGACGGCGAGTACGCGACATCACTGCGATTGTTCCGGTTCGGCCAGCAGATCCTCTCTCGACACGAGGTTCGCGACATTGCCAAACCGGAACTGCAGGCACTCTCTGAGCGAATCGGCGAGACTGTCTCGCTAATCGTCGAAGAAGACGGTGATGCGGTGTATCTGTACTGTACTGATCCGGTCGACGGGTTGACGACGATCGAAGCGGGCAGTCGCCTCCCGATTCATGTCTCGACGGGCGGCAAAGCACTGCTTGCACACCGCTCGCGCGAAGAGGTCGACTCCCTCCTCGAGAATGCGGTTCGGACCGTTGACCGGCAGAACTTTTATGCCGATCTCGAGACGGCACGAGACAATCGTGTCCTCATCGATCGGGATACGAGCACGCAACTCGAGTACAGCGCCGGTTTGCTCGAGAAACAGGAGTATACAATCAGTCAGCAGCGTGCGGACGACCGGATTCATCGCATTGCGGTCCCGATTCGGGATGGAGAAGACCGCGGCGTCGCCGCACTCGAGGTGATCGGCTCGAATTTCGAACTGGACTCGACGCGACTGCAGGCGGATCTCGTCCCACTGCTTGTGGCTGCCGCAAAAGAGATCGAACTCGAATTGCTCGAGCGCGAGCGCGGCCAGTTCGGGTAACCGCTCACGATTGTTTCGTCTCTTCTCGGGAGATATCGTGATCGACCATGTACATTTATTACGGACGGGCATCGAATTGTGTGGTATGTCACGCCAAAACGGTAGTGATATCTTATCAAAAGATAGACGTAACGGAAAGGGAACGCCATACGCCGTCTCGAGACGGCAAGTGCTGTCGGCGGCCGGCGGTACGGGCGCGATGCTCGTCGCTGGGTGTGCTGGGGGCGGTGACGATGAGAACGGTGGCGCCGCCGACGAGCGGCCGTCGTTCGACCCGGACGAAGACGAGCGCGTCGACACCGCGTTGATCCAACCGACGACGGATAATCCGACGAATTGGCAGTACAACATCTACAATCCGTCACAGGAGTTCGGTCACGAGATGAACAACGACCAGTTCGTCTGGTACCACATGGAGCGCGACGAGTTCACGTGGCGTCTCATCGATATCGCCGAGTACGAAGACGACCATGCGCTCGTCGACCTCGCTGACGACCGCTACTGGCACTCGGATGGCGAGAACGTTGACGCCGAGGATCTTCGAACAAAACTGATTCTCGAGGACATCATGAGCGGCGACCTCGGTGCCGTCTTCGAGGACGTTTCGATTTCGGGCGATCACCAGGTCGAGATGGATCTCGCGGGGACGATCAATCCGGAGGTGTTCGATACGAGCTGGACCAACATGTGGTTGGACACCAGAGCCGACCAGTACGACCAGTTCGTCGAACGCTGGGAAGACGGCGAATCGATCGACGATATCCGTCCCGACCTCGAGAACTACGAACTCGACGAGATCGAGGGTCACGGCCCGTTCGAAGCGGTCAACGTCACGGACAACCTCTTCGAGATGGAACTCGTCGAGGACCACCCCGACGCAGACCAGATCAACTTCACCCGCTGGGAAATCCACCGCGTCGGCTCCGATACTGGTGAGGTGTTGATGGGCAACGAAGTCGATACGATCCGTAACTTCACCGCTGAGGATGCCGTCCTCGACAACCGGCCGGACGACCTCACCGTTGGTCACCTTCCGGCGATGTGGGGGATGGCGCTGCCGTTCAACCTCGACCACGAACACGTCGGCAACGTTCGCGTCCGCCAGGCGCTGGCGGAGTTCATTGACCGCGAGGGTGTTGCCTCCAGTTACGGGCCATACGGAGAAGCCGTTGAGGCTCCGAGCGGTCTCGTCGGGAACATCGACGGCGAGAATAACCCGAGTGACGCCTGGACGGACTGGATCACGGATGAGGGTGCCGATGCCCTCCACCGGTACGATGACGTCGAGCGCGGCCGGGACCTGCTTCGCGAGGAAGGCTACTCGAGAGACGACGAACAGTGGTACACGCCAGATGACGAGGAGTTCGAACTGACGATTACGATGCCAGCGGATACGACCGACTGGCACCCAGTGTACCAGACCGTCGAGGGACAGCTCAGACAGGAAGGGATCAACGCCGACGTGGAGGCGGTCGACGACACCGTCTACTGGTCGGATTACTACCTCGATGGCGACTACGACCTCGCATCGACGGGGTGGACGCTACAGAACTCCTACCCGTACTTCACGTTCCGGATGTACTACATCATCGACGCCCAGTACCTCAATCTCGACACTGACGACGTGGTTGCACCACCGATAGGCGAGCCCGACGGCGACCTCGAGTCGGTTGACGTTGTTGGGTTGCTCGAGGAGTTACAGACGACACAGGACGAAGCCGAGTCCGTCGAGTTGATCGAGGAAATTGCGTGGGTGACGAATCAGTACCTGCCGATGTTGCCCCTGACCGAAATCAACGACACGGTCTGGTTCTGGGAGGACGAGTGGTGGGTTCCGGACCCGGTTGAAGAGTCAGAAACGTACCAGTCGAAGTGGCCACTGTGGCAGTTCCCACGAACGGGCAACCTGCGGGCACGATAACGGAGGACGATTGATGTCTCGTTACCTCCTGAAACGGCTCTCGATGGCGGCGTTTACCCTGTATGCCGTCATGACGATCACGTTCGTGATGATCCAGTCCATTCCGGGCGGCCCGGAAGACTACATTCGCGCTCAACTGATGCAAAGTCGCGGCGACGGCTCCATTAGCATGGCACAGGTCAGCCAACTCGCCGAGCGCTCGATGAACATCAATCCGACCGATCCGAT from Natronolimnobius sp. AArcel1 carries:
- a CDS encoding IclR family transcriptional regulator, with product MAKSESSVRSVRRTFTILEVIQELNGASVAEIAKRVDIGQSAVYNYLTTLTREEYVDKVGDEYHLGLSFFGLGAHARNRTPIYDSAQPQVDELADETGHLVNLCIETDGHGTYLYQSRGENGIDIDVHEGQPVPLHSTALGKAILAFRPSEEVTAIIDQHGLPATTEHTITDQTELHAELEQVRNRRYAVGQEEWRNGLRSLAVPIVDAHGRSIAAVGIACPVYWNDDTTTFDDELLQAVLGAANVIELEHNYA
- a CDS encoding glycoside hydrolase family 2 protein, which translates into the protein MDDSTGFRRTRSLNGEWMFEVDPDGIGMTEGWQTELAMWLTEADPVDVPHVWQEDDGLRSYTGTAWYNRTFELERSALESRRAFVEFGAVDYWTSVWVNGELVGENRGGYLPFECEITDAVDSGENTLTVAVHDPQDLSEIPHGRQGEPWYTRVSGIWQSVSLAFRPETHIANIAVTPDLETDSALVDLEVDSNGYDQDDLQATVRASRDGLLECLEIGPVDETLTLSFDDPAYWSPDSPALYDLEVTLEANGTELDRYEETFGLRTTERTADGFVLNGEAIRLRGVLDQGYYPKTLYRPPTDDTFADELERISALGCNLVRTHCKPAHPDFLEVADREGLLVWEELPSPSRYTDRSKEELQAELRALIKRDYNHPSVIAWSLYNEAWGIGQHSAEEALWTDETKQTYLSSLVDTLREDDPTRLVCDTSGWAHVKTDINDYHRHCISPDRATEWTRNLEHALVHRADNYATRRFDDATAPVVVSDVGTWAFPSLSVLVEHYGREPAWFSHEFLEEPMKRPSGVRERFDAADLADVFDSIEDLADVWQTRAARSLAHVVGELRTNEEIDGYVLSQLADTEWEFSGLYDYCRNEKAAIETVAPLNEPVTLVASLDAHTAWTDDDRHLEVTLVNDTNEPVQETLEWEWRGETGRQELTAPPHSIVDSEPIALSMPDAETVGTESVTVRGLETGHTRTKSLTVVPSSISPPQDLTVFATGPLGSQLAGTGLEVTHQFSAAVDVAFVTTVTDDILEFVSAGGTAIQVPDQHGDLQANDVFETRSMARTDSWMNTATLFYQDSPLLSGLCSDRALGWEFEDGYPYELVTGLEPETDTIHVGSVRGWLADWASPLLERSVGDGRLIACAFRVQTAVGPHPVLTALVYRLLERSKEAS
- a CDS encoding zinc-binding dehydrogenase, which gives rise to MRGLAKTDRTDGAMELLEVDKPAPGPDEALIEVSHAGLCGSDAGIYKFKSAFERMELPTIIGHEYAGTVVETGDNVSEYAVGDRIVERPIRGCGECYQCKIGEENVCQNAVITGVDHHGAYTQYVTVPERALHPVPDDVSLRNAAVVEPTSIAARAVIENSRVGAGDRVLVAGPGPIGQLTAQIAREQGGEVVVAGVGQDTDYRLPLAEEFGFDTINVETDDLKSIRDERTDGIGYDVVFDTTGHPSGLTMAVDEVRKGGQIVLVGQTGETTMAYSPLVRAEIDLQCSYASMYEDFERSLRLIGSGAVDCDTFIDERYSLLSADDAFTAFLGGETCKPVFDVSELHA
- a CDS encoding alpha-N-arabinofuranosidase — its product is MADAELTVHTEAVIGHVDPAVHGHFSEHLGRCIYDGIWRRDSDEEVGYREDVFQLLNDIELPVLRWPGGCFADDYHWEDGIGPREDRPRRRNLFWAQGPEELPEESNAFGTDEFLEFCEQIDTEPYLATNVGSGDPQEAADWVEYCNYDGDTELANRRRENGREEPYGVKYWGIGNENWGCGGQMTPEQYANEYRRFATYVGTTDNLMLEDDLELIACGFEQHEWNRRFLEQVNESPWGVDFPLDHLTFHHYYGRTMSVSEADEDDYDTFLADALEMSDHIETIAGAIDAVATTRDIGVIVDEWGAWHVEATAGNGLEQPGTVLDALSAAAALDIFNHHSDVVTMTNIAQTVNVLQCLVETDADEAWARPTYHVFDSYAPHQDNDAVQTTISAPSRELEDERDLPLVQGSASTDGDETFISLTNLDCREAQTVDVRVEGATPDSVEATLLFGDHEPNAEVGPDNADEFEPEPTDVDIDGNTISVDLPPATVATLEVA